A window of the Catenulispora sp. GP43 genome harbors these coding sequences:
- a CDS encoding GAF domain-containing sensor histidine kinase — MSESSESPETADLRAALAASRRRESWLSAATDVITLMLLAEDPHDVLTLVAERARGASGADHCSLLLQHTDGSWRIDVASGLAADRVRGSLVDPHRRSVQVAVTGRPFTLEAGTAGAAGEAGTAELAPPFRRFGAIVYAALAQRDDRPIGTLVLANAPGGRSFDDEDVRLATAFAHQAGLALALTEARAAEDRLAVYADRERIARDLHDLTIQRIFAAGLSLQTLSRRMGGPDPDLPAAAERLDAVIDELDAVIAEIRTTIFDLQLTADQEATSTRARVLREASRAARVLGFEPSVRFTGPLDALVGGDSGAHLVAAVRETLANAAKHAGATRVEVVVAVEAGPGDSATASTLTLDVLDDGGAPMPRWRPSPRTARQGLTNLAARARELGGSFHAGPADGDRGTRVTWRVPLKP; from the coding sequence ATGTCCGAATCGAGCGAATCGCCGGAAACCGCCGATCTGCGCGCCGCCCTGGCTGCCTCCCGCCGCCGCGAGTCCTGGCTCTCGGCGGCCACGGACGTCATCACCCTGATGCTGCTCGCCGAGGACCCGCACGACGTGCTGACCCTGGTCGCCGAGCGGGCCAGGGGGGCCTCCGGCGCCGACCACTGCTCCCTGCTGCTGCAGCACACGGACGGCAGCTGGCGCATCGACGTGGCCTCCGGACTGGCCGCCGACCGGGTCCGCGGTTCGCTCGTGGACCCGCACCGGCGCTCGGTGCAGGTGGCGGTCACCGGCCGGCCGTTCACGCTGGAGGCCGGGACCGCCGGGGCCGCCGGGGAGGCCGGGACCGCCGAGCTCGCGCCGCCCTTCCGCCGCTTCGGCGCCATCGTCTACGCCGCGCTGGCGCAGCGCGACGACCGGCCCATCGGCACGCTGGTGCTGGCCAACGCCCCCGGCGGCCGGAGCTTCGACGACGAGGACGTCCGGCTGGCCACCGCCTTCGCCCACCAGGCGGGCCTGGCGCTGGCGCTCACCGAGGCCCGCGCCGCCGAGGACCGGCTGGCCGTCTACGCCGACCGCGAGCGCATCGCCCGCGATCTGCACGACCTCACCATCCAGCGGATCTTCGCCGCCGGCCTGTCGCTGCAGACCCTCAGCCGCCGTATGGGCGGCCCCGATCCGGACCTGCCGGCCGCCGCCGAGCGGCTGGACGCCGTCATCGACGAGCTGGACGCCGTGATCGCCGAGATCCGCACCACGATCTTCGACCTCCAGCTGACCGCCGACCAGGAGGCGACGTCCACCCGCGCCCGGGTCCTGCGCGAGGCCTCCCGCGCGGCCCGGGTCCTCGGCTTCGAGCCCTCGGTCCGCTTCACCGGTCCGCTGGACGCACTGGTCGGCGGGGACAGCGGCGCGCACCTGGTGGCCGCCGTCCGCGAGACCCTGGCCAACGCGGCCAAACACGCCGGCGCCACCCGGGTCGAGGTGGTGGTGGCCGTCGAGGCCGGGCCCGGGGACTCCGCGACGGCCTCCACGCTGACCCTGGACGTCCTCGACGACGGCGGCGCCCCGATGCCGCGCTGGCGGCCGAGCCCACGCACCGCCCGGCAGGGGCTGACCAACCTCGCCGCCCGCGCCCGGGAACTCGGCGGCAGCTTCCACGCCGGTCCCGCCGACGGCGACCGGGGGACCAGGGTGACGTGGCGGGTGCCGCTGAAGCCGTGA
- a CDS encoding acyl-CoA carboxylase subunit beta, whose product MPVLRSQLDPSSPGPRADREAVLAALERIRELQRKVMAGGGEKYAERHRSRGKLLARERLDLLLDEDSPFLELAALAGTHDPAETVGGVSGIGTVSGVECVIGANDPTVKGGAVGPSGVAKQLRMLEVAERNRLPLISLTESAGADLPRQADIFVPGGASFKGISRLSAAGIPTLSIVFGSSTAGGAYVPGMSEFTVMVKNQAAVYLGGPPLVKMAINEDTDDETLGGADMHARISGLADHLARDERDAIRIGRQIIADLRWRKAGPGPTESPDEPLYDAEDLLALAPMDLRRPVEVREILARVLDGSRFSEFKPLYGTTLVCGWGSIHGYPVGILANNGILFSEEANKGAHFIQLANAREVPLLFVQNITGFMVGSRYERGGIIKDGSKLINAVSNSTVPHVTLMVGASYGAGNYGMSGRAYDPRFVFTWPNHRIAVMGGRELAGVMSIVQRQKAEKAGQPYDEAADAQTREFIEAMVDGQSDAVYASGRLWDDGVIDPRQSRTVLGLALSAIDSGPVAGTRAFAPFRM is encoded by the coding sequence ATGCCCGTGCTCCGCTCCCAACTGGACCCGTCGTCGCCAGGCCCGCGCGCCGATCGCGAGGCGGTGCTGGCCGCGTTGGAGCGGATCAGGGAACTGCAGCGCAAGGTGATGGCCGGCGGCGGTGAGAAGTACGCCGAGCGCCACCGCTCGCGCGGCAAGCTGCTGGCCCGGGAGCGCCTCGATCTGCTGCTGGACGAGGACTCGCCGTTCCTGGAGCTGGCCGCGCTGGCCGGGACGCATGATCCGGCCGAGACGGTCGGCGGGGTGTCCGGGATCGGTACGGTGTCCGGCGTCGAGTGTGTGATCGGCGCCAACGACCCGACCGTGAAGGGCGGTGCGGTCGGGCCGTCGGGCGTGGCCAAGCAGCTGCGGATGCTGGAGGTCGCCGAGCGGAACCGGCTTCCGCTGATCTCGCTCACCGAGTCCGCGGGCGCCGATCTGCCGCGGCAGGCGGACATCTTCGTGCCGGGCGGGGCCTCGTTCAAGGGGATCTCGCGGTTGTCGGCGGCAGGGATCCCGACGCTGTCCATCGTCTTCGGGTCCTCGACGGCCGGCGGCGCGTACGTGCCCGGCATGAGCGAGTTCACGGTGATGGTGAAGAACCAGGCCGCGGTCTACCTCGGCGGGCCGCCGCTGGTGAAGATGGCCATCAACGAGGACACCGACGACGAGACGCTCGGCGGCGCGGACATGCACGCGCGGATCTCGGGCCTGGCCGACCACCTGGCGCGCGACGAGCGGGACGCGATCCGCATCGGCCGCCAGATCATCGCCGACCTGCGCTGGCGCAAGGCCGGCCCGGGGCCCACCGAGAGTCCCGACGAGCCGCTGTACGACGCCGAGGACCTGCTCGCGCTGGCCCCGATGGACCTGCGGCGGCCGGTCGAGGTGCGGGAGATCCTGGCGCGGGTGCTGGACGGCTCCCGCTTCTCGGAGTTCAAGCCGCTGTACGGCACCACCCTGGTCTGCGGCTGGGGCTCGATCCACGGCTATCCGGTCGGCATCCTGGCCAACAACGGCATCCTGTTCTCCGAGGAGGCCAACAAGGGCGCGCACTTCATCCAGCTGGCCAACGCCCGCGAGGTGCCGCTGCTGTTCGTGCAGAACATCACCGGCTTCATGGTCGGCTCGCGCTACGAGCGCGGCGGCATCATCAAGGACGGCAGCAAGCTGATCAACGCCGTCTCCAACTCCACGGTGCCGCACGTGACGCTGATGGTCGGCGCCTCCTACGGCGCCGGGAACTACGGCATGTCCGGCCGCGCCTACGATCCCCGCTTCGTGTTCACCTGGCCGAACCACCGGATCGCCGTGATGGGCGGCCGGGAGCTGGCCGGGGTGATGTCGATCGTGCAGCGGCAGAAGGCTGAGAAGGCCGGGCAGCCGTACGACGAGGCGGCCGACGCGCAGACCCGCGAGTTCATCGAGGCCATGGTCGACGGGCAGTCCGACGCCGTCTACGCCAGTGGACGGCTGTGGGACGACGGCGTCATCGACCCGCGGCAGAGCCGGACCGTGCTGGGTCTGGCGCTGTCCGCGATCGACTCCGGACCGGTGGCGGGGACGCGGGCGTTCGCGCCGTTCCGGATGTGA
- a CDS encoding SDR family NAD(P)-dependent oxidoreductase: MDLALRGRVAVVTGGSKGIGLAVVRTLLDEGAFVAAASRSESAGLAKLAGPNLLHAAGDLMDPGFPAELVARAVDAFGGLDVLVNNAGGPPPGVVLPRGPFLDGGDVDWQAVFDFNLFAVVRLTRAALPHLVGRGGAIVNVSSTLARQPATNNYEYAAAKAALSHVSKSLAEEFGPRGVRVNTVLPGVTRTNWWTDEGGVADMFAGAMGIDRDTLLDKVLPENLRLSTGRIVEPQEVADAVVLLASPRSRGTNGSEFVVDGGMLKEL, translated from the coding sequence ATGGACCTCGCACTGCGCGGCCGCGTGGCCGTCGTCACCGGTGGCAGCAAGGGTATCGGCCTCGCCGTTGTCAGGACTCTGCTGGATGAAGGTGCCTTCGTCGCGGCCGCCTCCCGGTCGGAGTCGGCCGGGTTGGCGAAGCTGGCCGGGCCGAATCTGCTTCATGCGGCCGGCGACCTGATGGATCCGGGATTTCCGGCGGAGCTGGTGGCGCGGGCTGTCGATGCGTTCGGCGGCCTGGACGTCCTCGTCAACAACGCCGGGGGGCCGCCGCCCGGCGTCGTGCTGCCGCGCGGTCCCTTCCTCGACGGCGGTGACGTCGACTGGCAGGCCGTCTTCGACTTCAACCTGTTCGCCGTGGTGCGGCTGACGCGCGCCGCGCTGCCGCATCTGGTCGGGCGCGGGGGCGCGATCGTCAACGTCTCCTCCACGCTGGCCCGGCAGCCCGCCACCAACAACTACGAGTACGCGGCGGCGAAGGCGGCGCTCAGCCACGTCTCCAAGAGCCTCGCCGAGGAGTTCGGGCCGCGGGGAGTGCGGGTGAACACCGTGCTGCCGGGGGTCACGCGGACCAACTGGTGGACCGACGAGGGCGGGGTCGCGGACATGTTCGCAGGTGCCATGGGGATCGACCGGGACACGTTGCTCGACAAGGTGCTGCCGGAGAATCTGCGGTTGAGCACCGGGCGGATCGTGGAACCGCAGGAGGTCGCCGACGCGGTGGTGCTGCTGGCCTCGCCGCGGTCGCGGGGGACCAACGGTTCCGAGTTCGTCGTGGACGGCGGCATGTTGAAGGAGTTGTAG
- a CDS encoding biotin carboxylase N-terminal domain-containing protein, with the protein MPTYPTFSTVLVANRGEIARRVFRTAKAMGLRTVAVYSDPDADAPHVREADVAVALGGSTSAESYLDVAKILDAARKTGADAVHPGYGFLSENAGFAEACAEAGIVFVGPSPEAIRKMGIKHVAKAIAKDAGVPVLPDALLTTDEPEDWRQAAEGVGFPLLVKASAGGGGKGMRLVSSVEELENAVSGARREAAAAFGDGTVFLERYLAASRHIEIQVFGDMHGNAVFYGERECSVQRRHQKVVEEAPSSAVGAPVRARMGEVACALVRELGYVGAGTVEFLFDDTDDSYYFLEMNTRLQVEHPVTEEVWDQDLVRRQFEVATGAVLTAPGTDAMRGHAIEVRLYAEDPARKYIPSPGTLALYEHADVPGIRYEDGVRSGSVVSHYYDPMLAKVIATGATRTDAALKLASALAGMRIHGVKTNRDQLVAILRNADFLAGTTRTDFLDLHPALAAPEDRVDVTAHLAAAIAVSVYRRRAAGGATAFAPAGWRLLPYDGANAAWTRQDVRRAPETPVTYRLDGSTLYLIHGGAEYEVSLKDLGPDSVRVAVDGVDRLCRVRVADDTVVWVDDSDGGHSAWKPTPRFPDDADAFASDDGAAEVPGTVVAVAVAAGDRVKAGQVLVTMEAMKMEHQVKAGRDGVVGSVDCAVGQFVDAHQILVTLA; encoded by the coding sequence ATGCCGACGTATCCGACGTTCTCGACAGTGCTGGTGGCCAACCGGGGCGAGATCGCCCGGCGGGTCTTCCGCACCGCCAAGGCGATGGGCCTGCGCACCGTCGCCGTGTACTCCGACCCGGACGCCGACGCGCCGCACGTGCGCGAAGCCGACGTCGCGGTGGCCCTCGGCGGCAGTACCAGCGCCGAGTCGTACCTGGACGTCGCGAAGATCCTGGACGCCGCGCGCAAGACCGGCGCCGACGCCGTCCACCCCGGCTACGGTTTCCTGTCGGAGAACGCCGGCTTCGCCGAGGCGTGCGCCGAGGCCGGGATCGTCTTCGTCGGGCCCTCGCCGGAGGCGATCCGGAAGATGGGCATCAAGCACGTGGCCAAGGCGATCGCGAAGGACGCCGGCGTGCCGGTGCTGCCGGACGCGCTGCTGACCACCGACGAGCCGGAGGACTGGCGCCAGGCCGCCGAAGGCGTCGGATTCCCGTTGCTGGTGAAGGCTTCCGCCGGCGGTGGCGGCAAGGGCATGCGGCTGGTGTCCTCGGTGGAGGAGCTGGAGAACGCGGTCTCCGGGGCCCGGCGCGAGGCCGCGGCGGCCTTCGGCGACGGGACGGTGTTCCTGGAGCGCTACCTGGCCGCGTCCCGGCACATCGAGATCCAGGTGTTCGGCGACATGCACGGGAACGCCGTGTTCTACGGCGAGCGCGAGTGCTCGGTGCAGCGGCGGCACCAGAAGGTCGTCGAGGAGGCGCCGTCCTCCGCGGTCGGCGCGCCGGTCCGGGCGCGGATGGGCGAGGTCGCGTGCGCGCTGGTGCGCGAGCTCGGCTACGTCGGCGCCGGGACCGTGGAGTTCCTGTTCGACGACACCGACGACTCCTACTACTTCCTGGAGATGAACACCCGGCTGCAGGTCGAGCACCCGGTCACCGAAGAGGTGTGGGACCAGGACCTGGTGCGCCGGCAGTTCGAGGTCGCGACCGGCGCGGTGCTGACCGCGCCCGGCACGGACGCCATGCGCGGCCACGCGATCGAGGTCCGCCTCTACGCCGAGGACCCGGCCCGCAAGTACATCCCCTCGCCCGGGACGCTGGCCCTGTACGAGCACGCCGATGTGCCCGGGATCCGTTATGAGGACGGCGTCCGCAGCGGCAGCGTCGTCTCGCACTACTACGACCCGATGCTGGCCAAGGTGATCGCGACCGGCGCCACCCGCACCGACGCGGCGCTGAAGCTGGCCTCCGCGCTGGCGGGCATGCGCATCCACGGTGTGAAGACCAACCGGGACCAGCTCGTCGCGATCCTGCGCAACGCCGACTTCCTGGCCGGGACCACGCGGACCGACTTCCTGGACCTGCATCCCGCGCTGGCCGCGCCCGAGGACCGGGTCGACGTCACCGCGCATCTGGCGGCGGCCATCGCGGTGTCGGTGTACCGGCGCCGGGCGGCCGGCGGCGCCACGGCGTTCGCGCCGGCGGGCTGGCGGCTGCTGCCGTACGACGGCGCCAACGCGGCGTGGACGCGGCAGGACGTGCGCCGCGCGCCCGAAACACCGGTTACCTACCGTCTTGACGGTTCCACGCTGTACCTGATCCACGGCGGGGCCGAGTACGAGGTTTCCCTGAAGGATCTGGGTCCTGACTCGGTGCGCGTGGCGGTCGACGGGGTCGACCGGCTGTGCCGGGTGCGGGTTGCCGACGACACCGTGGTGTGGGTCGACGACAGCGACGGCGGGCACTCGGCGTGGAAGCCGACGCCGCGTTTCCCCGACGACGCCGACGCCTTCGCCTCCGACGACGGGGCCGCTGAAGTGCCCGGAACCGTGGTCGCGGTGGCCGTGGCGGCCGGGGACCGGGTGAAGGCCGGGCAGGTGCTGGTGACCATGGAGGCCATGAAGATGGAGCACCAGGTGAAGGCCGGGCGTGACGGAGTGGTCGGGTCGGTGGACTGCGCGGTGGGGCAGTTCGTGGACGCACACCAGATTTTGGTGACTTTGGCCTGA
- a CDS encoding multicopper oxidase domain-containing protein, whose amino-acid sequence MSGPRLSRRGALRLFGGAGMAAVLAPTLAGCAKPGNDGINPGTLTSEARLPEPFSIPLPVLKPLAPDSTDAQGVHFSMTLKQAEVEILPGYKTRIFGYNGTFPGPYLDVHAGTPMVLHQTNQLPVPIVTHLHGALTPPSDDGFPTDLVFPQALADMADPGAAASMPGMAGMAGMAGMPTMADPQAHLTAVRRDYVFPLNQRAATLWYHDHRMDFSGAQVWRGLFGLCVVRDAEDDKLPLPKGEREIPLMIADRAFDADGQLIYPVKDPTLLGKPGMDKSIAPGAQGDVILVNGAPWPYLEVAAVKYRLRLVNASNARRYELRLDGPGGGEFVQVGSDGGLLAAPITHSTLHLSPAERFDVVVDFAKYPAGSTVTLRNTADSGGPGQVMQFKVTSRASDDSSVPSTLSTIEKLTVDGAKRRVVFALDGDQWHVNGEAFDPARPLLKPVFGKTEQWTVTSVERHPVHLHGAHFQVTGRGSGGPGEYDHGWKDTVELSPGSEITFAVRFDSYRGRYVAHCHNLEHEDMGMMATVQVV is encoded by the coding sequence ATGAGTGGCCCGCGCTTGTCCCGCCGCGGCGCGCTGCGGTTGTTCGGCGGCGCCGGGATGGCCGCGGTGCTGGCGCCGACGCTGGCCGGCTGCGCCAAGCCCGGCAACGACGGGATCAACCCCGGGACCCTGACGAGCGAGGCGAGGCTGCCCGAGCCGTTCAGCATCCCGCTGCCGGTCCTCAAGCCGCTGGCCCCGGACTCCACCGACGCCCAGGGCGTCCACTTCTCGATGACGCTCAAGCAGGCCGAGGTCGAGATCCTGCCCGGGTACAAGACGAGGATCTTCGGCTACAACGGGACCTTCCCGGGGCCCTACCTGGATGTGCACGCCGGCACGCCGATGGTCCTGCACCAGACCAACCAGCTGCCGGTGCCGATCGTCACCCACCTGCACGGCGCCCTGACGCCGCCCAGCGACGACGGCTTCCCCACCGACCTGGTGTTCCCGCAGGCGCTGGCGGACATGGCCGATCCGGGCGCGGCCGCGTCGATGCCCGGCATGGCCGGGATGGCCGGGATGGCCGGGATGCCGACGATGGCGGACCCGCAGGCGCACCTGACCGCCGTGCGGCGGGACTACGTGTTCCCGCTCAACCAGCGGGCCGCCACGCTCTGGTACCACGACCACCGCATGGACTTCAGCGGGGCGCAGGTCTGGCGCGGCCTGTTCGGGCTCTGCGTGGTGCGCGACGCCGAGGACGACAAGCTGCCGCTGCCCAAGGGCGAGCGCGAGATCCCGCTGATGATCGCCGACCGCGCCTTCGACGCCGACGGCCAGCTGATCTACCCGGTGAAGGACCCGACGCTGCTCGGCAAGCCGGGCATGGACAAGTCGATCGCCCCCGGCGCGCAGGGCGACGTGATCCTGGTGAACGGCGCGCCCTGGCCGTACCTGGAGGTCGCCGCGGTGAAGTACCGGCTGCGGCTGGTCAACGCCTCCAACGCGCGGCGCTACGAACTGAGGCTGGACGGCCCGGGCGGCGGTGAGTTCGTCCAGGTCGGCTCCGACGGCGGTCTGCTGGCCGCGCCGATCACCCACTCCACGCTGCACCTGTCCCCGGCCGAGCGCTTCGACGTGGTCGTCGACTTCGCCAAGTACCCGGCCGGCTCGACGGTGACCCTGCGGAACACCGCCGACAGCGGCGGCCCCGGCCAGGTGATGCAGTTCAAGGTGACGTCCCGGGCCTCGGACGACTCCTCGGTCCCGTCCACGCTGTCCACGATCGAGAAGCTGACCGTGGACGGGGCCAAGCGCCGCGTGGTCTTCGCGCTGGACGGCGACCAGTGGCACGTGAACGGCGAGGCCTTCGACCCGGCGCGTCCGCTGCTCAAGCCGGTGTTCGGCAAGACCGAGCAGTGGACGGTGACCTCTGTGGAGCGGCACCCGGTGCACCTGCACGGGGCCCATTTCCAGGTGACGGGCCGCGGCTCCGGCGGGCCCGGGGAGTACGACCACGGCTGGAAGGACACCGTGGAGTTGTCTCCGGGTTCTGAGATCACCTTCGCGGTGCGGTTCGACTCCTACCGGGGGCGGTATGTGGCGCACTGCCACAACCTGGAGCACGAGGACATGGGGATGATGGCGACCGTCCAGGTCGTGTGA
- a CDS encoding DUF501 domain-containing protein — protein MTNDAPTPESTPPPPVDQVDLAAVEAQLSRTPRGVRRIAHRCPCGNPDVVETAPRLPDGTPFPTLFYLTCPKAASAIGTLEASGLMKEMTERLTADPELAAAYRAADEEYRARRDAIEVLDGFPTAGGMPDRVKCLHVLVGHALAAGPGVNPLGDEALALLPEWWKSGPCVTPGMEPGA, from the coding sequence ATGACGAACGACGCCCCCACCCCCGAGTCCACTCCGCCGCCCCCGGTCGACCAGGTCGACCTGGCCGCCGTCGAGGCCCAGCTGAGCCGCACGCCCCGGGGCGTGCGCCGGATCGCGCACCGCTGTCCGTGCGGCAACCCGGACGTGGTGGAGACCGCGCCGCGGCTGCCCGACGGCACGCCGTTCCCGACGCTGTTCTACCTGACCTGCCCCAAGGCGGCCTCGGCGATCGGCACCCTGGAGGCCTCGGGCCTGATGAAGGAGATGACCGAGCGCCTGACGGCCGATCCGGAGCTGGCCGCGGCCTACCGCGCGGCCGACGAGGAGTACCGGGCCCGGCGCGACGCCATCGAGGTCCTGGACGGCTTCCCGACCGCCGGCGGCATGCCGGACCGCGTGAAGTGCCTGCACGTCCTGGTCGGCCACGCCCTGGCCGCCGGGCCCGGCGTGAACCCGCTCGGCGACGAGGCGCTGGCGCTGCTGCCGGAGTGGTGGAAGTCCGGGCCATGTGTCACACCGGGCATGGAACCGGGTGCGTAG
- a CDS encoding DJ-1/PfpI family protein has product MTRIAIPLFPGFMPLDLVGPYDVLRFLPGAEVVFVATKPDLIPGADGGFGLQAQATPDDIDACDILLVPGGRGTRDYAARKPLTDWIARMHKTTTWTTSVCTGALLLGAAGILDGLDATTHWNAVPELEAFGARYTPERVVRRGKVVTAAGVSSGIDMALTLAGLIEGEEFAQALQLWIEYDPQPPYDTGSVAKAGAELAARTPGLIAGGARRG; this is encoded by the coding sequence ATGACCCGCATCGCCATCCCCCTGTTCCCGGGCTTCATGCCGCTGGATCTCGTCGGCCCGTACGACGTCCTCCGCTTCCTGCCGGGCGCCGAGGTCGTGTTCGTCGCGACGAAGCCGGACCTGATCCCCGGCGCCGACGGCGGCTTCGGCCTGCAGGCCCAGGCCACCCCCGACGACATCGACGCCTGCGACATCCTCCTGGTCCCCGGCGGCCGCGGCACCCGCGACTACGCGGCCCGCAAGCCCCTGACGGACTGGATCGCCCGCATGCACAAGACCACCACGTGGACCACCTCGGTCTGCACCGGCGCCCTCCTGCTCGGCGCGGCGGGCATCCTCGACGGCCTCGACGCCACCACGCACTGGAACGCGGTCCCCGAACTCGAAGCCTTCGGCGCGCGCTACACCCCCGAACGCGTGGTCCGCCGCGGCAAGGTGGTCACGGCGGCCGGCGTCTCCTCCGGCATCGACATGGCCCTGACCCTGGCCGGCCTGATCGAGGGCGAGGAGTTCGCGCAGGCGCTGCAGCTCTGGATCGAGTACGACCCGCAGCCCCCGTACGACACCGGTTCGGTGGCGAAGGCCGGCGCGGAGCTGGCGGCCCGGACACCGGGGCTGATCGCGGGCGGGGCTCGGCGAGGGTAG
- a CDS encoding GlxA family transcriptional regulator, whose product MSRRVVFLVFPDFQVLDLTGPLEVFSQADRLYSPARRWYQTEVVALAAEPVPASDGLAVVPHRTLAGAAELPIDTLVVVGGRGVRAASEDPVHVEWVRAAAGRARRVTSVCSGAFLLAAAGLLDGRRAVTHWQSCDELSARFPGVRVEADPIFIRDDPIWTSAGVTAGVDLALALVEDDHGAEVARRIAKQLVVFVQRPGGQAQFSRQLAAQRPGRDALREAQAWIADHLDDDLSLAALARRAALSERHFSRVFRAETGMTVAAYVEAARIEAAQRLLESTRDGLDRIARTCGFGTVETMHRTFNRTVRVTPGEYRRHFSVRT is encoded by the coding sequence ATGAGCCGCCGCGTGGTCTTCCTGGTCTTCCCGGACTTCCAGGTGCTCGACCTCACCGGGCCGCTGGAGGTGTTCTCGCAGGCCGACAGGCTGTACTCGCCGGCCCGCCGGTGGTACCAGACCGAGGTCGTGGCGCTGGCCGCCGAGCCGGTGCCGGCGTCGGACGGCCTGGCCGTCGTGCCGCACCGGACCCTGGCCGGGGCCGCCGAGCTGCCGATCGACACCCTGGTGGTGGTCGGCGGCCGCGGGGTCCGGGCCGCGAGCGAGGATCCCGTGCACGTCGAGTGGGTCCGGGCGGCGGCGGGCCGGGCGCGGCGGGTCACGTCGGTGTGCTCCGGCGCGTTTCTGCTGGCCGCCGCGGGACTTCTGGACGGCCGGCGGGCCGTCACGCACTGGCAGTCCTGCGACGAACTGTCCGCGCGGTTCCCCGGCGTGCGCGTCGAGGCGGACCCGATCTTCATCCGCGACGACCCGATCTGGACCTCGGCCGGCGTCACCGCCGGCGTCGACCTCGCGCTGGCGCTGGTCGAGGACGACCACGGCGCGGAGGTGGCGCGGCGCATCGCCAAACAGCTGGTGGTGTTCGTGCAGCGGCCCGGCGGGCAGGCGCAGTTCAGCCGGCAGCTGGCGGCGCAGCGCCCGGGGCGCGACGCGCTGCGCGAGGCGCAGGCGTGGATCGCCGACCATCTCGACGACGACCTGAGCCTGGCGGCGCTCGCCCGGCGCGCGGCGTTGAGCGAACGGCACTTCTCGCGGGTGTTCCGCGCCGAGACCGGGATGACGGTGGCGGCGTACGTCGAGGCCGCGCGGATCGAGGCGGCGCAGCGGCTGCTGGAGAGCACGCGCGACGGCCTGGACCGGATCGCCCGCACCTGCGGCTTCGGCACGGTCGAGACCATGCACCGGACCTTCAACCGGACGGTCCGGGTCACGCCCGGCGAGTACCGGCGGCACTTCAGTGTCCGCACATAA
- the hisC gene encoding histidinol-phosphate transaminase — MADDVQTPKLREALSGIPAYKAGKNPDTSAFKLSSNENPYPPLPGVLEAVQKSAESFNRYPDMGCSALSAEIAERFGVPVEHVATGTGSVGVAQQLLQATSGPGDEVIYAWRSFEAYPIITQISGATSVRVPLTPGEHHDLDAMAAAITDRTRLIFVCNPNNPTGVAIAEDDLVRFLDRVPRDVLVVIDEAYREFVRDEDIPDGVDLYRDRPNVAVLRTFSKAYGLAGLRVGFAIAHEPVAAALRQTAVPFGVNSLAQVAAIESLRAEKQLLERCEALVQERDRVTAALREQGWTVPESQANFIWLRLGERTAEFAAAAEAAGIVVRPFAGEGARVTIGEVEANDILLRVTAGFRE, encoded by the coding sequence GTGGCCGACGACGTCCAGACCCCGAAGCTCCGTGAAGCATTGAGCGGCATCCCCGCCTACAAGGCGGGAAAGAACCCCGACACTTCCGCCTTCAAGCTGTCCTCGAATGAGAACCCTTACCCGCCGCTGCCGGGCGTGCTGGAGGCGGTGCAGAAGTCCGCGGAGAGCTTCAACCGCTACCCGGACATGGGCTGCTCGGCGCTGAGCGCGGAGATCGCCGAGCGGTTCGGCGTGCCGGTGGAGCACGTCGCGACCGGCACCGGCTCGGTCGGCGTGGCCCAGCAGCTGCTGCAGGCCACCTCGGGGCCGGGCGACGAAGTGATCTACGCGTGGCGCTCCTTCGAGGCGTACCCGATCATCACCCAGATCTCCGGCGCCACCTCGGTGCGGGTGCCGCTGACCCCCGGCGAGCACCACGACCTGGACGCGATGGCCGCGGCGATCACCGACCGCACGCGCCTGATCTTCGTGTGCAACCCGAACAACCCCACCGGTGTCGCGATCGCCGAGGACGACCTGGTGCGGTTCCTGGACCGGGTGCCCCGCGACGTGCTCGTGGTGATCGACGAGGCATACCGGGAGTTCGTGCGGGACGAGGACATCCCCGACGGCGTGGACCTCTACCGCGACCGTCCCAACGTGGCGGTCCTGCGCACCTTCTCCAAGGCTTACGGCCTGGCCGGGCTGCGCGTCGGCTTCGCGATCGCGCACGAGCCGGTGGCCGCGGCGCTGCGCCAGACCGCTGTGCCCTTCGGCGTGAACAGCCTGGCGCAGGTGGCCGCGATCGAGTCGCTGCGCGCCGAGAAGCAGCTGCTGGAGCGCTGCGAGGCGCTGGTCCAGGAGCGCGACCGGGTCACCGCGGCGTTGCGCGAGCAGGGCTGGACCGTGCCGGAGAGCCAGGCCAACTTCATCTGGCTGCGCCTGGGCGAGCGGACCGCGGAGTTCGCCGCGGCGGCCGAGGCCGCCGGGATCGTGGTCCGGCCGTTCGCCGGCGAGGGCGCGCGCGTCACGATCGGCGAGGTCGAGGCGAATGACATCCTGCTGCGGGTCACGGCCGGATTCCGAGAGTAG